One Streptomyces sp. B21-105 genomic region harbors:
- a CDS encoding cytidylate kinase-like family protein encodes MTLAALYGTGGVVIGPEVARRLGVAFLDRAIPASVAAQSGVPEEVVAAAADERPLSRWQRLLARLARAPSLTAGPAQERWFLEEGEMRAEIRRFMADAVRSGGVVLGRGGAIVLREVPQALHVYLGGPLQARIARAAEAEGVDRATAERRVEANDWARREYVRRAYGADGDDPALYHLMIDATAFSVDACVELIVAAATFHMALARSTGATA; translated from the coding sequence GTGACGCTTGCCGCGCTGTATGGCACGGGGGGCGTCGTCATCGGGCCCGAGGTGGCGCGGCGGCTCGGCGTGGCCTTCCTCGATCGCGCCATCCCGGCGTCGGTCGCGGCGCAGAGCGGCGTGCCCGAGGAGGTCGTCGCCGCCGCTGCCGACGAGCGTCCGCTGAGCCGCTGGCAGCGCCTGCTGGCACGGCTGGCCAGGGCGCCCAGTTTGACCGCAGGACCGGCCCAGGAACGCTGGTTTCTCGAAGAGGGCGAGATGCGCGCGGAAATCCGGCGCTTCATGGCCGACGCCGTCCGGTCCGGGGGTGTGGTGCTGGGCCGCGGCGGCGCGATCGTGCTGCGCGAGGTGCCTCAGGCGCTGCACGTGTACCTGGGCGGGCCCCTGCAGGCCCGTATCGCGCGGGCCGCAGAGGCCGAAGGCGTCGACCGTGCCACTGCTGAACGGCGTGTTGAGGCCAACGACTGGGCTCGTAGGGAGTACGTCAGGAGGGCATACGGCGCCGACGGTGATGATCCGGCCCTGTATCACCTCATGATCGATGCCACCGCCTTCAGCGTGGACGCATGCGTGGAGCTGATCGTCGCGGCGGCCACCTTTCACATGGCTCTGGCGCGCAGTACGGGGGCGACGGCATGA
- the uidA gene encoding beta-glucuronidase translates to MLRPRDTPTRECTSLNGLWRFAVDTDGVGRTDGWWHHSLPGRREAPVPASYNDLFPDQAVHDHVGDVWYQRVIRIPGRWEGQRIVLRFDSATHRAVVWVDDTEVAAHEGGYTPFEADLTDVVEPGAEHRVTVVVDNTLSWQSIPPGYVEQTPDGPRQRYFHDFFNYAGLHRNVWLYTTPRTYISDITVFTRLDGPTGIVDYQIQAAGHEGHDVRVVLRDADGVEVARATGATGGLSVEDVHLWRPGEGYLYQLHAELRGTGEEPADAYVLPVGVRTVAVEGHQFLINGEPFYFTGFGKHEDSPVRGKGHDDAFMVHDFALLEWLGANSFRTSHYPYAEEVLEYADRHGIVVIGETPAVGLNAELGATLAEAVFSTFSEFTINSATQETHRQALAEMIARDKNHPSVVIWSIANEPESTTTASRSYFEPLVAEARRLDPTRPLAFVNFMSATPDNDVISGLFDVLLLNRYYGWYKDLANLAAAERNLEEELRAWTRKHDKPIIMTEYGADTVAGLRTITPTPWTEDYQADVLAMYHRVFDRVEAVVGEQIWNFADFATAPGLLRVDGNKKGVFTRDRRPKTSAWQLRERWRARR, encoded by the coding sequence ATGCTCAGGCCCCGCGATACGCCCACCCGTGAGTGCACCTCGCTCAACGGCCTGTGGCGGTTCGCCGTCGACACCGATGGTGTCGGCCGGACTGACGGCTGGTGGCACCACTCCCTGCCCGGCAGGCGGGAGGCTCCTGTGCCGGCCAGCTACAACGACCTGTTCCCGGACCAGGCGGTCCACGACCATGTGGGCGATGTCTGGTACCAGCGGGTGATACGGATTCCCGGGCGGTGGGAGGGCCAGCGGATCGTCCTGCGTTTCGACTCCGCGACCCACCGGGCCGTGGTCTGGGTCGACGACACCGAGGTCGCGGCACACGAGGGCGGATACACGCCGTTCGAGGCCGACCTCACAGACGTGGTCGAACCGGGCGCCGAGCACCGGGTGACGGTCGTGGTGGACAACACCCTGTCGTGGCAGTCGATCCCGCCGGGCTACGTCGAGCAGACGCCCGACGGTCCACGCCAGCGCTACTTCCACGACTTCTTCAACTACGCCGGCCTGCACCGCAACGTCTGGCTCTACACCACACCCCGCACCTACATCAGCGACATCACCGTCTTCACCAGGCTGGACGGACCGACCGGAATCGTCGACTACCAGATCCAGGCGGCCGGCCACGAGGGGCATGACGTCCGCGTCGTCCTCCGGGACGCCGACGGCGTCGAGGTCGCGCGGGCCACCGGCGCCACCGGCGGGCTCAGCGTCGAAGACGTTCACCTGTGGCGGCCGGGCGAGGGCTACCTCTACCAGCTGCATGCCGAACTGCGGGGCACCGGAGAGGAACCGGCCGACGCGTACGTGCTGCCGGTGGGAGTGCGGACCGTGGCGGTCGAGGGACATCAGTTCCTCATCAACGGGGAGCCGTTCTACTTCACCGGATTCGGCAAGCACGAGGACAGCCCCGTACGCGGCAAGGGCCACGACGACGCCTTCATGGTCCATGACTTCGCGCTACTGGAGTGGCTCGGCGCGAACTCCTTCCGCACCTCGCACTACCCCTATGCAGAAGAGGTGCTCGAGTACGCGGACCGGCACGGCATCGTGGTCATCGGTGAAACCCCCGCCGTGGGGCTCAACGCCGAACTCGGCGCCACGCTCGCCGAGGCGGTCTTCAGCACGTTCTCCGAGTTCACCATCAACAGCGCCACACAAGAGACCCACCGCCAGGCGCTCGCCGAGATGATCGCCCGGGACAAGAACCATCCCAGTGTGGTGATCTGGAGCATCGCCAACGAGCCGGAGTCGACCACGACCGCCTCCCGCTCCTACTTCGAGCCCCTGGTCGCCGAAGCCCGGCGGCTGGACCCCACCCGCCCGCTGGCCTTCGTCAACTTCATGAGCGCCACCCCGGACAACGACGTCATCTCTGGCCTGTTCGACGTCCTCCTGCTCAACCGCTACTACGGCTGGTACAAGGACCTGGCGAATCTCGCGGCGGCCGAGCGGAATCTCGAAGAGGAGCTCCGCGCCTGGACACGCAAGCACGACAAGCCGATCATCATGACCGAATACGGCGCGGATACGGTAGCGGGCCTGCGCACCATCACGCCCACTCCGTGGACCGAGGACTACCAGGCCGACGTACTCGCGATGTACCACCGCGTCTTCGACCGCGTCGAGGCAGTCGTCGGCGAGCAGATCTGGAACTTCGCCGACTTCGCCACCGCCCCCGGCCTGCTCCGTGTCGACGGCAACAAAAAGGGTGTGTTCACCCGCGACCGCAGACCCAAAACCAGTGCATGGCAGCTGCGCGAACGCTGGCGAGCACGCCGATGA
- a CDS encoding glycoside-pentoside-hexuronide (GPH):cation symporter: MAAARTLASTPMTGPPGERTPQLRPIQYIGYGAGDFANNLAFSMASMFLLLYYTDVVGISATTAGTLFLVVRAWDGIGDVIAGRIVDRTSTRWGKYRPYLLFASLPLLLLLVALFSVPGGLSEGGALVYAYVSYALFSFAYGLVNIPYGSLSTAMTQDPDERSRLSSARVLATNLVILLLAVVVSRQIANSDDLQQSLTVITLGLVVIGMALYVFTFSTAKEQVQRDVEKVSLRQAWDTVKQNKPLLRLGLSSVLFLCGMFALETTAIYYARYVLDDAGLYVVLVAVQVVGMLLATLVIPTTVTKIGKRTSYIVGGTITVLGGIITAVAPGSVPAIAMVGFGIMGIGIGAINTLIWALVADTVEYGEWKTGVRAEGATYSVLSLSRKFGQAVGAAAAAYIIGLGGYESGAATQSGGALTAIRIAAGAVPALVILPAIAVMVTYPLTEKKFRQIVADIAQRHAEPGPDESRAHRV, encoded by the coding sequence ATGGCAGCTGCGCGAACGCTGGCGAGCACGCCGATGACCGGCCCGCCGGGTGAGCGGACCCCCCAGCTGCGCCCCATCCAGTACATCGGCTACGGGGCCGGGGACTTCGCGAACAACCTGGCGTTCTCGATGGCGTCGATGTTCCTGCTCCTCTACTACACCGACGTCGTGGGGATCTCCGCCACCACGGCGGGAACACTGTTTCTGGTCGTGCGGGCCTGGGACGGGATCGGTGACGTGATCGCCGGCCGCATCGTCGACCGCACCTCCACCCGGTGGGGCAAGTACCGCCCCTACCTACTGTTCGCCTCGCTGCCGCTGCTGCTGCTCCTCGTCGCGCTCTTCTCCGTGCCGGGCGGACTCAGCGAGGGCGGCGCGCTCGTGTATGCCTACGTCTCCTACGCACTGTTCTCCTTCGCCTACGGCCTGGTCAACATCCCCTACGGTTCCCTGTCCACTGCCATGACGCAGGATCCCGACGAACGCTCCAGACTCTCCAGCGCCCGGGTTCTCGCCACGAACCTGGTCATCCTGCTGCTGGCGGTGGTCGTCTCACGGCAGATCGCGAACTCCGACGACCTCCAGCAGTCTCTGACGGTCATCACCCTGGGGCTGGTGGTGATCGGGATGGCGCTGTACGTGTTCACCTTCTCCACCGCCAAGGAGCAGGTGCAGCGCGACGTCGAGAAGGTCAGCCTGCGCCAGGCGTGGGACACCGTGAAGCAGAACAAGCCGCTGCTGCGGCTGGGCCTGTCCAGCGTGCTGTTCCTGTGCGGCATGTTCGCCCTGGAGACCACGGCCATCTACTACGCCCGGTACGTACTCGACGATGCCGGCCTCTACGTCGTCCTTGTCGCCGTGCAGGTCGTCGGCATGCTCCTGGCTACCCTGGTCATCCCCACCACGGTGACCAAGATCGGAAAGCGGACCTCCTACATCGTGGGCGGAACCATCACCGTGCTGGGCGGCATCATCACCGCCGTCGCGCCAGGATCGGTCCCCGCGATCGCCATGGTCGGATTCGGCATCATGGGCATCGGGATCGGCGCCATCAACACCCTGATCTGGGCGCTGGTTGCCGACACCGTCGAGTACGGGGAATGGAAGACCGGCGTGCGCGCCGAAGGCGCGACCTACTCGGTCCTCTCCCTCAGCCGCAAGTTCGGGCAGGCCGTCGGGGCTGCCGCCGCGGCCTACATCATCGGCCTCGGAGGCTACGAGTCCGGCGCAGCCACCCAGAGTGGCGGCGCTCTCACCGCGATCAGAATCGCGGCCGGGGCGGTACCGGCGCTGGTCATCCTCCCCGCGATCGCCGTCATGGTGACCTACCCCCTGACCGAGAAGAAGTTCCGCCAAATCGTCGCTGACATCGCTCAGCGCCACGCAGAACCCGGCCCAGACGAATCACGAGCCCACCGAGTATGA
- a CDS encoding UBP-type zinc finger domain-containing protein → MSDGTERIPGIDLNAGPSGEGCVECLAGDGPGWWFHLRRCAACGHIGCCDSSPSQHATAHAREAGHPILTSFEPGENWFWNVETGTFLEGPKLMPPTSHPEAQPVPGPKDKLPMDRRQLH, encoded by the coding sequence ATGTCTGATGGCACTGAGCGCATCCCCGGAATCGATCTCAACGCGGGGCCGAGTGGGGAGGGGTGTGTGGAGTGCCTGGCGGGCGACGGCCCTGGATGGTGGTTCCACTTGCGGCGCTGCGCCGCCTGCGGACACATCGGATGCTGCGATTCCTCACCCTCCCAACACGCAACCGCGCACGCACGTGAAGCCGGGCACCCCATCTTGACCAGCTTCGAACCCGGAGAGAACTGGTTCTGGAATGTCGAGACCGGGACGTTCCTTGAGGGGCCGAAGCTGATGCCGCCCACCTCGCACCCGGAAGCGCAGCCGGTGCCTGGCCCCAAGGACAAGCTCCCCATGGACCGGCGGCAACTGCACTGA
- a CDS encoding DUF5996 family protein, giving the protein MELFPPIPLAEWRDCKEALHRFAQVVGKIRLAASVRRNHWWNVPFHLTGRGITTRPMGQAEGDPFTIDFDFVGHRLVVASLDGTEVSFPLYGRSVASFHRATLDALAGLGVRVDVPLPSPFDLPDASRPFAEDTEHAAYDPVQANRYWRVLSQVALVLEEFAAGFSGKASPVHHFWHTFDIAYSRFSGRHAEQPAEADPVTREAYSREVISFGFWFGDEMFPEPAFYSYTSPEPPGLAEEPLAPGSARWVARNGSHLAVLRYDDARAEADPRAAVLAFYDSAYRAGAGRADWDMAGLACPGGVTDRHLGAPPT; this is encoded by the coding sequence ATGGAGCTCTTCCCGCCGATTCCGCTCGCCGAATGGCGGGACTGCAAGGAGGCGCTGCACCGGTTCGCGCAGGTCGTCGGCAAGATTCGGCTCGCCGCCAGCGTTCGGCGCAACCACTGGTGGAATGTGCCCTTCCATCTCACCGGGCGTGGCATCACCACGCGGCCGATGGGGCAGGCCGAGGGTGATCCGTTCACCATCGACTTCGACTTTGTCGGCCATCGTCTGGTGGTCGCTTCGCTGGACGGCACCGAGGTGTCCTTTCCGCTCTACGGGCGGTCGGTGGCGTCCTTCCACCGCGCGACCCTGGACGCTCTGGCCGGGCTGGGTGTCCGGGTGGACGTCCCTCTCCCCAGCCCCTTCGACCTGCCGGACGCATCCAGGCCGTTCGCCGAGGACACCGAACACGCTGCCTACGATCCCGTGCAGGCCAACCGTTATTGGCGAGTCCTCAGCCAGGTGGCGCTGGTGCTGGAGGAGTTCGCGGCTGGATTCTCGGGGAAAGCCAGCCCTGTGCATCACTTCTGGCACACCTTCGACATCGCCTACAGCAGGTTCTCCGGCCGTCACGCCGAACAGCCGGCCGAGGCGGACCCGGTCACTCGCGAGGCGTACTCCCGTGAAGTGATCAGCTTCGGCTTCTGGTTCGGGGACGAAATGTTCCCCGAACCCGCCTTCTACTCCTACACCTCACCCGAACCCCCAGGGCTGGCGGAAGAGCCGCTCGCACCAGGATCCGCCCGATGGGTGGCGCGCAACGGCAGTCATCTGGCCGTCCTCCGTTACGACGATGCCCGCGCCGAAGCGGACCCCCGCGCCGCCGTGCTCGCCTTCTACGACAGCGCCTACCGGGCCGGAGCCGGGCGCGCCGACTGGGACATGGCCGGGCTGGCCTGCCCTGGAGGAGTAACAGACCGGCACCTGGGAGCGCCGCCCACCTGA
- a CDS encoding NADPH-dependent F420 reductase: protein MKINIVGPGNMGRAIATRALAGGHGVCLVHPDGDPARAVAEELKQRFPDGESDWASSPEAADVTVLALWYEGALEVARSSGAALAGQVLVDICNPIDVSTMDGRVTPPDSSAAEEIQQIVGTDVKVVKAFNTTFAGPLTTGEGHDFPLDVLIAGDDSAAKDKVAELVRSGAMRPFDVGPLRRARELEAMGFLHIAIQQPLELNWHSSIKLLP, encoded by the coding sequence ATGAAGATCAACATCGTAGGCCCCGGCAACATGGGCCGCGCCATCGCCACCCGAGCCCTTGCTGGCGGCCATGGAGTGTGCCTGGTCCATCCCGACGGCGACCCTGCCCGAGCAGTGGCCGAGGAGCTCAAGCAGCGGTTCCCCGACGGCGAGAGTGACTGGGCCTCTTCGCCCGAGGCAGCTGATGTCACCGTGCTCGCACTGTGGTACGAGGGGGCATTGGAGGTCGCGAGATCCTCCGGGGCTGCACTGGCCGGACAGGTGCTGGTCGATATCTGCAACCCCATCGACGTCTCAACCATGGACGGGCGTGTGACACCCCCGGACAGCTCGGCTGCCGAGGAGATCCAGCAGATCGTCGGCACGGACGTGAAGGTCGTCAAAGCGTTCAACACCACCTTCGCCGGCCCGCTGACGACAGGCGAGGGCCACGACTTTCCGCTCGACGTCCTGATCGCCGGAGACGACTCCGCCGCCAAGGACAAGGTCGCGGAACTTGTCCGCTCCGGCGCGATGCGCCCGTTCGACGTAGGCCCCCTGCGCAGAGCTCGGGAGCTGGAGGCGATGGGATTCCTGCACATCGCCATCCAGCAGCCCCTCGAGCTGAACTGGCACAGCTCGATCAAGCTCCTTCCCTGA
- a CDS encoding DUF6343 family protein produces the protein MPQGEGSRPRSGAKRSDPHTPLPGSGSGFTGRRFERTGTEPVTARSALSLRLLLSICYTPLFIAASVLFAVWATRSRPGSSPTSSQLTVLAGACAVLAVISAVDMAVILRRRRNERLPHRTAR, from the coding sequence ATGCCACAAGGAGAGGGAAGCCGGCCGCGAAGCGGAGCCAAGCGGTCAGACCCGCACACCCCTCTGCCTGGATCAGGCTCGGGCTTCACCGGCCGCCGCTTCGAACGAACGGGTACCGAACCGGTCACAGCGCGAAGTGCCCTGAGTTTGCGGCTGCTGTTGTCCATCTGCTACACACCGCTCTTCATCGCCGCATCAGTACTGTTCGCCGTGTGGGCAACGCGCTCCCGGCCGGGCAGCAGCCCGACCTCCTCGCAACTGACCGTGTTGGCGGGAGCGTGTGCCGTACTCGCTGTGATCTCGGCGGTGGACATGGCGGTCATCCTCCGCCGCCGCAGAAACGAGCGTCTTCCCCACCGAACCGCCAGGTGA
- a CDS encoding 2,3-butanediol dehydrogenase → MKAARYYGKEDLRIDDVPEPQVRPGAVKIAPAWTGICGSDLHVYFEGPMNPMPTAGNPHPLSAEEPPLVFGHEFSGVVEDVGEGVEGLAPGDSVVVEPLIVCGECFACRDGRYNLCEKLGFIGLSGRGGGLSERIVVEERFVHPVGDMPLDQAALIEPLAVAAHGVRLSGAGDGDVALVGGAGPIGLFTCAVLKALGATVIVSEMSQKRKEKAKDSGVADHVLDPAQDDVVARTMEITGGRGADVGFECAGVQPVFDALLHALRTGGILQVIALFSKQPTLDTGPLLFKEVKIQGSMGYAHDHPNAIRLVREGKIDLTPFITRRISVEDIVPEGLQRLMEHKDEEVKILVHL, encoded by the coding sequence ATGAAGGCTGCGCGTTACTACGGCAAAGAGGACCTCCGGATCGATGACGTCCCGGAGCCCCAGGTGCGGCCCGGAGCCGTGAAGATCGCACCGGCCTGGACCGGGATCTGCGGTTCCGACCTGCATGTCTACTTCGAGGGGCCGATGAACCCCATGCCGACGGCCGGCAACCCCCACCCGCTGTCCGCTGAGGAGCCCCCGCTGGTGTTCGGGCATGAGTTCTCCGGGGTGGTCGAGGACGTGGGCGAGGGTGTCGAGGGCCTCGCGCCCGGCGACTCCGTCGTCGTGGAGCCGCTGATCGTCTGCGGTGAGTGCTTTGCCTGCAGGGACGGCCGGTACAACCTCTGCGAGAAGCTGGGCTTCATCGGGCTCTCCGGCCGCGGCGGTGGGCTGTCCGAGCGCATCGTCGTGGAGGAGCGGTTCGTGCACCCCGTCGGTGACATGCCGCTGGACCAGGCGGCCCTCATCGAACCGCTGGCGGTGGCTGCCCACGGGGTCCGGCTCTCCGGCGCGGGAGACGGCGACGTGGCCCTCGTCGGGGGCGCCGGTCCGATCGGGCTGTTCACCTGCGCCGTCCTCAAGGCACTGGGCGCGACGGTGATCGTCAGCGAGATGAGCCAGAAGCGCAAGGAGAAGGCGAAGGACTCCGGTGTGGCCGACCACGTCCTCGACCCTGCTCAAGACGATGTCGTCGCCAGGACGATGGAGATCACCGGGGGCAGGGGCGCCGACGTCGGCTTCGAGTGCGCGGGAGTCCAGCCGGTCTTCGACGCACTGCTCCATGCCCTCAGGACGGGCGGCATTCTCCAGGTCATCGCCCTCTTCTCGAAGCAGCCCACCCTTGACACCGGGCCGCTGCTGTTCAAGGAGGTCAAGATCCAGGGCAGCATGGGGTACGCACACGACCACCCGAACGCGATCCGCCTGGTCCGCGAGGGCAAAATCGACCTCACCCCCTTCATCACCCGCAGGATCTCCGTCGAGGACATCGTGCCCGAGGGACTGCAAAGGCTCATGGAGCACAAGGACGAGGAGGTCAAGATTCTCGTGCACCTGTAG
- a CDS encoding glycoside hydrolase family 15 protein → MTQHGTGAARYLPIAEHGLIGDLRSAALVGTDGTIDWYCCPSFDAPSVFASILDADKGGCFELAASVPARTKQFYFPDTNVLITRFFTEDGVGEVQDFMPVDGDAVEIERHRLIRRVLCVRGSIPFRTRVAPRFDYGAEPHTVHMAGDIAVFESAKLSLGLTSTVPLEIDGLDARARFKLTEGESVVLALDQVGGKVTPRGCARTEAEEQFTTTVAYWRKWLSASKYRGRWRERVHRSALTLKLLTYEPTGAIVAAPTTSLPEQLGGERNWDYRYVWVRDAAFCVYALLRLGFTGEAEAFMNFVSRHITPGGGKPSGPLQIMYRIDGSTDLPESELAHLEGHRGSAPVRIGNGAAEQLQLDIYGALIDSVYLYDKWAEPIPSDQWDDLCALVDWVCEHWDQPDEGIWETRRGRKNFLYSRLMCWVAIERAIRMANRRGLPADLSRWQKSRDTIYRRIMKRGWSETRQAFTQTENGDVLDAAVLMMPLTKLIAPTDPKWLSTLDALTHDLVSDSLVYRYDPQVSPDGLRGDEGTFSICSFWYVEALTRAGRLDEAALAFEKMLTYANHLGLYAEEISHTGEQQGNFPQAFTHFALISAAFNLDRALG, encoded by the coding sequence ATGACTCAGCACGGGACCGGGGCCGCGCGCTACCTGCCTATCGCCGAGCACGGTCTGATTGGCGACCTGCGCAGTGCGGCCCTGGTGGGAACGGACGGCACGATTGACTGGTACTGCTGTCCCTCCTTCGACGCCCCGAGCGTCTTCGCCTCGATCCTGGACGCGGACAAGGGCGGCTGCTTCGAGCTTGCGGCAAGCGTGCCGGCGCGCACCAAGCAGTTCTACTTCCCCGACACCAATGTGCTGATCACCCGGTTCTTCACCGAGGACGGGGTCGGCGAGGTGCAGGACTTCATGCCGGTCGACGGCGACGCGGTGGAGATCGAGCGCCACCGGCTGATCCGGCGGGTGCTGTGCGTGCGCGGCTCCATCCCCTTCCGCACCCGCGTGGCGCCGCGCTTCGACTACGGTGCCGAGCCGCACACCGTGCACATGGCCGGCGACATCGCGGTGTTCGAGTCCGCCAAGCTGTCGCTGGGGCTGACCTCGACCGTACCGCTGGAGATCGACGGCCTGGACGCGCGCGCCCGCTTCAAGCTGACCGAGGGCGAGTCGGTGGTACTCGCGCTGGACCAGGTGGGCGGCAAGGTGACACCGCGCGGGTGCGCGCGGACGGAGGCCGAGGAGCAGTTCACCACCACGGTCGCCTACTGGCGCAAGTGGCTGTCGGCGTCCAAGTACCGTGGCCGCTGGCGGGAGAGGGTGCACCGCTCGGCCCTCACCCTGAAGCTGCTCACGTACGAACCGACCGGCGCGATCGTGGCCGCCCCTACGACGAGCCTGCCCGAGCAGCTCGGCGGCGAGCGCAACTGGGACTACCGGTACGTGTGGGTACGCGACGCCGCCTTCTGCGTCTACGCGCTGCTGCGGCTGGGCTTCACCGGCGAGGCCGAGGCGTTCATGAACTTCGTGTCCCGGCACATCACCCCAGGCGGCGGCAAGCCGTCGGGCCCGCTGCAGATCATGTACCGCATCGACGGCAGCACCGACCTGCCCGAGAGTGAACTCGCCCACCTCGAGGGGCATCGGGGCTCCGCGCCGGTGCGGATCGGCAACGGCGCGGCCGAGCAGCTCCAACTCGACATCTACGGCGCGCTGATCGACTCCGTCTACCTCTACGACAAGTGGGCCGAGCCGATCCCCAGCGACCAGTGGGACGATCTGTGTGCGCTGGTGGACTGGGTGTGCGAGCACTGGGACCAGCCCGACGAGGGCATCTGGGAGACCCGCCGCGGCCGCAAGAACTTCCTGTACTCGCGGCTGATGTGCTGGGTGGCGATCGAGCGGGCGATCCGCATGGCCAACCGGCGCGGCCTGCCCGCCGACCTGTCTCGCTGGCAGAAGTCCCGCGACACGATCTACCGGCGGATCATGAAGCGCGGCTGGTCCGAGACCCGCCAGGCGTTCACGCAGACCGAGAACGGCGACGTCCTCGACGCCGCCGTCCTGATGATGCCGTTGACGAAGCTCATCGCCCCGACCGACCCCAAGTGGCTGTCCACCCTTGACGCGCTCACCCACGACTTGGTGTCCGACTCGCTGGTCTACCGATACGACCCTCAGGTGAGCCCCGACGGACTGCGCGGCGACGAGGGCACGTTCTCCATCTGCTCGTTCTGGTACGTCGAGGCGCTGACCCGGGCCGGGCGGCTCGACGAGGCGGCCCTGGCCTTCGAAAAGATGCTCACCTACGCCAACCATCTGGGCCTGTATGCCGAGGAGATCAGCCACACCGGCGAGCAACAGGGCAACTTCCCGCAGGCGTTCACTCATTTCGCCCTGATCAGCGCCGCGTTCAACCTGGACCGTGCGCTTGGCTGA
- a CDS encoding prevent-host-death protein produces the protein MTIAADLPAATRRSSDLSKHSAEVFAEAEDHPVTVTRRDGEALVLMSQREAEGRARLLNFAAQLITVTLDDRGSLAERMSKAFPWMLALSPADRESCAQDLVDAARASFATDQPHLAIAELTSWKETATAVAAGLSSGSAGLEWFDDDETVERP, from the coding sequence ATGACCATAGCAGCAGACCTCCCCGCGGCGACTCGGCGCTCCTCGGACCTGAGCAAGCACTCCGCCGAGGTCTTCGCCGAGGCCGAGGACCACCCCGTGACGGTGACCCGGCGCGACGGCGAGGCTCTGGTCCTGATGTCGCAGCGCGAGGCCGAGGGTCGTGCCCGCTTGCTGAACTTTGCCGCGCAGCTCATCACCGTCACCCTCGACGACCGCGGCTCGCTCGCCGAGCGGATGTCCAAGGCCTTCCCTTGGATGCTCGCGCTGTCGCCGGCCGACCGGGAGTCCTGCGCGCAGGACCTCGTCGATGCGGCGCGCGCGTCGTTCGCCACCGACCAGCCGCACCTCGCGATCGCAGAGCTGACCTCCTGGAAGGAGACGGCCACGGCCGTCGCGGCCGGGCTCAGCAGCGGCAGCGCCGGTCTGGAGTGGTTCGACGACGATGAGACCGTGGAGCGTCCGTAG
- a CDS encoding integrase core domain-containing protein has product MLIYNEQHARRVLAEYAEHYNSGRPHRALHLRAPADDPDVIPFPAQHIQRHDVLSGLIHEYRDTA; this is encoded by the coding sequence ATGCTGATCTACAACGAGCAACACGCACGGCGTGTCCTCGCCGAATACGCCGAGCACTACAACTCCGGAAGGCCGCACCGGGCCCTGCACCTTCGCGCACCAGCCGACGATCCGGACGTCATCCCCTTCCCCGCCCAACACATCCAGCGCCACGACGTCCTCAGCGGACTCATCCACGAGTACCGCGACACAGCCTGA
- a CDS encoding helix-turn-helix domain-containing protein encodes MLRRQLGVRPHLTWPDRAVLAALARHLPSRLRRHRLFTPGTLLTWHRRLLRWKWKQKPARTGRPPISEELTALILRLARENPTWGSTRIQGELRRLDHRVGASTIRRILRSAGLGPAPRRSRSAPTWREFVRAQASGLLAADFFHMDTAALTRLYAFVVMEVGTRTVHILGVTAHPPAAWATQLSRNLLANLAHRAAGFRYLLHDRDSRYTQAFDAVFTADGIEILKSAPQTPRMNAHVERFIGSVRAECTTGC; translated from the coding sequence GTGCTGCGCCGCCAGCTCGGCGTCCGGCCACACCTCACCTGGCCGGACCGCGCAGTGCTCGCCGCCCTCGCCCGGCACCTACCCTCCCGGCTGCGCCGACACCGCCTGTTCACACCCGGCACCCTGCTCACCTGGCACCGGCGACTACTGCGCTGGAAGTGGAAGCAGAAACCCGCACGGACCGGCCGCCCGCCGATCTCCGAGGAACTCACCGCCCTGATCCTGCGCCTGGCCCGCGAGAACCCGACCTGGGGCTCAACCCGTATCCAGGGCGAGCTGCGGCGCCTGGACCACCGCGTCGGCGCCTCCACCATCCGACGCATCCTGCGCAGCGCCGGCCTCGGCCCCGCACCCAGACGAAGCCGCAGCGCCCCGACCTGGCGCGAGTTCGTACGCGCCCAGGCCTCCGGCTTGCTCGCCGCCGACTTCTTCCACATGGACACCGCCGCGCTGACCAGGCTGTACGCCTTCGTGGTCATGGAGGTCGGCACCCGCACCGTGCACATCCTCGGCGTCACCGCCCACCCGCCCGCAGCCTGGGCCACCCAGCTCTCGAGGAACCTCCTCGCCAACCTCGCACACCGCGCCGCCGGCTTCCGCTACCTGCTACACGACCGCGACAGCCGCTACACCCAGGCGTTCGATGCCGTCTTCACCGCCGACGGCATCGAGATCCTGAAGAGCGCGCCACAGACACCGCGGATGAACGCCCACGTGGAGAGGTTCATCGGCAGCGTGCGGGCCGAGTGCACGACCGGATGCTGA